In Nonomuraea sp. NBC_00507, the following are encoded in one genomic region:
- a CDS encoding LacI family DNA-binding transcriptional regulator: MKSRDGRPAVLVDVAVLAGVSTMTVSRVLNAPERVRAETRARVLAAVKELDYRPNQAARQLVTGRSGVLGVVSIDTTLYGPASTLYCIEQAARHAGYNVSIASLSSLNRRSMEEGVQRLRAQAVDGVIIVAPHESAADGLRHLPPEMPVVAVDAGDDIPVPVAKVDQRAGAARVTRHLLSLGHETVWHVAGPADWLDANDRIAGWRGVLEAADRPVPEILRGDWSARSGYQLGRDLARNAEVTAVFVANDQMALGVLRALREAGRRVPEDVSVAGFDDIPEAAYFWPPLTTVRQDFQEVGRHAFHMLLDRMAGAEPDARRLVEPELIVRESTASRS, translated from the coding sequence GTGAAATCCAGGGACGGCAGGCCTGCGGTGCTGGTGGACGTGGCCGTTCTCGCCGGCGTTTCCACGATGACCGTCTCGCGTGTGCTCAACGCGCCCGAACGGGTCAGGGCCGAGACACGGGCCCGCGTGCTGGCCGCCGTCAAGGAGCTCGACTACCGGCCCAACCAGGCCGCCCGCCAGCTCGTCACCGGCCGCTCCGGCGTGCTCGGCGTGGTCAGCATCGACACCACGCTCTACGGCCCCGCCTCGACGCTCTACTGCATCGAGCAGGCCGCCAGGCACGCCGGCTACAACGTCAGCATCGCCAGCCTGAGCTCGCTCAACCGCAGGTCGATGGAGGAAGGCGTGCAGCGGCTGCGCGCCCAGGCGGTCGACGGCGTCATCATCGTGGCGCCGCACGAGTCGGCGGCCGACGGCCTGCGCCACCTGCCGCCCGAGATGCCGGTGGTCGCGGTGGACGCGGGCGACGACATCCCCGTGCCGGTCGCCAAGGTGGACCAGAGGGCCGGCGCCGCCCGCGTGACCAGGCACCTGCTCAGCCTCGGCCACGAGACGGTCTGGCACGTGGCGGGACCGGCCGACTGGCTCGACGCCAACGACCGCATCGCGGGCTGGCGCGGCGTGCTGGAAGCCGCCGACCGGCCGGTGCCCGAGATCCTGCGCGGCGACTGGAGTGCGCGCTCCGGCTACCAGCTCGGCCGCGACCTCGCCCGGAACGCCGAGGTCACCGCCGTGTTCGTGGCCAACGACCAGATGGCGCTCGGCGTGCTGCGCGCGCTGCGGGAGGCGGGGCGGCGCGTCCCCGAGGACGTGAGCGTGGCCGGGTTCGACGACATCCCCGAGGCCGCCTACTTCTGGCCGCCGCTGACGACCGTGCGGCAGGACTTCCAGGAGGTCGGCCGGCACGCCTTCCACATGTTGCTGGACCGGATGGCGGGCGCCGAGCCCGACGCCCGCCGGCTGGTGGAGCCGGAGCTCATCGTCCGCGAGAGCACCGCTAGCCGATCCTGA
- a CDS encoding AfsR/SARP family transcriptional regulator — translation MEIRLLGPIEVWCDGRQLALGGRKPRALLAALLLDAGRAVTVERLMEAIWRDDPPQTARGVLHTYVASLRRAFESAGRPGIIVSHQVGYTAEIPPDALDKNVFERLVSQGRRAAREESHREAGEAFRAALALWRGPALGGLGDTYLKAEAARLEEVRLAVLEERIAADLATGGGEGLIDELTELVAAHPVRERLRRDLMVVLYRAGRQADALAVYQQGRVALIDELGIEPGPELRQAHEAILRSDTALLAGAATAVPPRQLPSSLPDFTAREDELGALCDRLTRPDSTPVCVIFGPGGVGKSALALRAAHEVARFYPDGQLHVELRGTSEAPATPLEVLGRLLRELEPGVPPPGTMEERAARYRTLLAGRRELVVLEDAATESQVRPLLPGAPGCGVIVTSRNRLTGLAGVTVLELGLLPDQDALHLLGQITGAERIAADPDAAQRVVRQCSGLPLALRIAGSRLASRRQWSVARLADRLADEQRRLDELAVGDQEVRATIALSYNLLSSEARTALRRLGLLGLPYIPVWVAAAAAETGLDEAERVLEHLVDASLATVVENRYRLHDLIRLFARERAYEEEPAPERTAVVRRVLGGWLWLIERLGEAVPNGVPVHRTSPDLARPLDPQVLHGALADPHAWLRGEEETLIVAVELAAAMDLDDIAVELAATLCSTALEGSRYVFDNPFAAWHRTHEAALAVARRMDNTLGEAILLAGLGRLYYERDHFAESRDYLSQALSLFRAAQDTRGEAATLAALGASCREQGYLPEALHFLERASRLWSDLADPEALAHVRRLAGSVHLERGDYPAAWSELTSALSLYQDVGSRRGEGLTLRTMSLYHRARGELAESQELCERALEIFRELGDRLMEAYGLSALAKTQVRLRQFDAAGRALAEVLPVTRMLNDRWGEAWTLRTLGELDLAEGRLYQAKSRLEESMALWGTLRAALSRARTLRDLAQVHEALGDDAAAATARAEALEIFRLHEAREYRELGGEGLQRF, via the coding sequence ATGGAGATACGCCTCCTGGGTCCGATTGAGGTGTGGTGCGACGGGCGGCAGCTTGCCCTCGGGGGACGCAAGCCGCGAGCCTTGCTCGCCGCCCTGCTCCTCGACGCCGGACGGGCGGTCACCGTCGAGCGGCTGATGGAGGCGATCTGGCGGGACGACCCGCCGCAGACCGCCCGAGGCGTGCTCCACACCTACGTCGCCTCGCTGCGCAGGGCCTTCGAGAGCGCGGGCCGGCCGGGAATCATCGTCTCCCACCAGGTGGGATACACCGCCGAGATCCCTCCCGACGCCCTGGACAAGAACGTGTTCGAACGGCTCGTGAGCCAGGGACGGCGAGCCGCGCGCGAGGAGAGCCACCGCGAGGCCGGGGAGGCCTTCCGCGCGGCGCTGGCGCTGTGGCGGGGCCCGGCCCTGGGCGGGCTCGGCGACACCTACCTGAAGGCCGAGGCCGCCAGACTCGAGGAGGTACGGCTCGCCGTACTGGAGGAGCGGATCGCGGCCGATCTGGCGACGGGCGGCGGCGAGGGCCTGATCGACGAGCTGACCGAGCTGGTCGCGGCACATCCGGTCCGGGAGCGGCTGCGCCGCGACCTCATGGTCGTGCTCTACCGGGCCGGCCGCCAGGCGGACGCGCTGGCGGTCTACCAGCAGGGCCGGGTGGCGCTGATCGACGAACTGGGCATCGAGCCGGGGCCCGAGCTGCGGCAGGCGCACGAGGCCATCCTGCGGTCGGACACCGCTCTTCTCGCCGGTGCGGCGACAGCCGTACCTCCCAGGCAGTTACCCTCGTCACTGCCCGACTTCACCGCCCGCGAGGACGAGCTCGGCGCCTTGTGCGACCGGCTCACCAGGCCGGACTCCACGCCGGTCTGCGTGATCTTCGGGCCGGGCGGTGTCGGCAAGTCGGCACTCGCTCTGCGCGCCGCACACGAAGTCGCGCGCTTCTACCCCGACGGTCAGCTGCATGTCGAGCTGCGCGGCACCAGCGAGGCGCCCGCCACCCCGCTGGAAGTCCTCGGCCGGCTGCTGCGGGAGCTGGAGCCCGGCGTCCCGCCGCCCGGCACCATGGAAGAGCGCGCCGCCCGCTACCGCACGCTGCTGGCCGGCCGGCGCGAGCTGGTCGTGCTGGAGGACGCCGCGACCGAGAGCCAGGTCCGGCCGCTGCTGCCAGGCGCCCCCGGCTGCGGGGTGATCGTCACCTCTCGCAACCGGCTCACCGGCCTGGCCGGGGTCACGGTGCTCGAACTCGGCCTGCTGCCTGACCAGGATGCGTTGCACCTCCTGGGGCAGATCACCGGCGCGGAGCGGATCGCCGCCGACCCGGACGCCGCACAGCGGGTCGTCCGGCAGTGCAGCGGCCTGCCACTCGCGCTGCGCATCGCGGGATCAAGGCTGGCCTCGCGCCGCCAGTGGTCAGTGGCACGCCTGGCCGACCGCCTGGCCGACGAGCAGCGCAGGCTCGACGAACTGGCCGTCGGGGACCAGGAGGTACGAGCCACCATCGCCCTCAGCTACAACCTCCTGTCATCCGAGGCCAGGACCGCGCTGCGCCGCCTGGGCCTGCTCGGCCTGCCGTACATCCCGGTGTGGGTGGCGGCGGCCGCCGCGGAGACCGGCCTGGACGAGGCAGAGCGGGTGCTGGAGCACCTCGTCGACGCCTCCCTCGCCACCGTCGTGGAGAACCGCTACCGGCTGCACGACCTGATCCGGCTGTTCGCCCGGGAGCGCGCCTACGAGGAGGAGCCGGCGCCAGAACGCACGGCGGTGGTGCGCCGCGTGCTCGGCGGGTGGCTGTGGCTCATCGAACGGCTCGGCGAAGCCGTACCCAACGGAGTCCCCGTACACCGCACCTCCCCGGATCTCGCGCGGCCGCTGGACCCGCAGGTGCTGCACGGGGCACTCGCCGACCCGCACGCCTGGCTGCGTGGGGAGGAGGAGACGCTCATCGTCGCCGTGGAGCTGGCGGCGGCGATGGACCTCGACGACATCGCCGTCGAGCTGGCCGCCACACTGTGCTCCACGGCCCTCGAAGGCAGCCGGTACGTCTTCGACAACCCCTTCGCGGCATGGCACCGCACGCACGAGGCCGCCCTCGCCGTCGCCCGGCGCATGGACAACACCCTGGGCGAGGCGATCCTGCTCGCGGGACTCGGCCGCCTGTACTACGAGCGCGACCACTTCGCCGAGTCCCGCGACTACCTCAGCCAGGCGCTGTCGCTGTTCCGCGCCGCGCAGGACACCAGAGGCGAGGCCGCCACGCTCGCCGCCCTCGGCGCCTCCTGCCGTGAGCAGGGATACCTGCCCGAGGCCCTGCACTTCCTGGAGCGGGCGAGCCGGCTGTGGAGCGACCTCGCCGACCCGGAGGCCCTCGCGCACGTCAGGCGGCTGGCCGGCAGCGTCCACCTGGAGCGCGGCGACTACCCGGCCGCCTGGAGCGAGCTGACCTCGGCACTGTCGTTGTACCAGGACGTGGGCAGCCGCCGCGGGGAAGGACTGACCCTGCGCACCATGTCCCTCTACCACCGAGCGCGCGGCGAGCTGGCGGAGTCGCAGGAGCTGTGCGAGCGGGCGCTGGAGATCTTTCGCGAGCTGGGCGACAGGCTGATGGAGGCGTACGGCCTGTCCGCTCTGGCCAAGACCCAGGTACGGCTGCGCCAGTTCGACGCGGCGGGCCGCGCACTGGCGGAGGTCCTCCCGGTGACGCGCATGCTCAACGACCGCTGGGGCGAGGCGTGGACGCTGCGCACGCTCGGTGAGCTGGACCTGGCCGAGGGGCGGCTTTACCAGGCCAAGAGCCGCCTGGAGGAATCAATGGCGCTCTGGGGAACGCTGCGCGCCGCCCTGTCTCGCGCGCGCACCCTGCGCGACCTGGCCCAGGTGCACGAGGCACTCGGCGACGACGCCGCCGCGGCGACGGCCAGGGCGGAGGCGCTGGAGATCTTCCGGCTGCACGAGGCGCGGGAGTATCGCGAGCTCGGTGGAGAGGGATTACAGCGTTTTTGA
- the arfA gene encoding arabinosylfuranosidase ArfA → MHQAQLTIDPAFKVAPVRRRTFGTFVEHLGRCVYTGIYEPGHPTADEDGFRRDVLDLTRELGVSTVRYPGGNFVSGYRWEDGIGPKDQRPRRLDLAWHSTETNEVGVDEFARWCRKAGVEPMMAINLGTRGIEAALDLLEYCNHPSGTALSDLRAANGAKEPHGIRMWCLGNEMDGPWQTGHKTAREYGRLAAETARAMRMVERDLELVACGSSSSSMPTFGAWEAEVLEETYDLVDYISCHAYYEEKDGDLGSFLACSTNMEYFIRSVVATADHVGARLKSRKRIDVSFDEWNVWYLSRFQNAEPPADWPVAPPLLEDHYHLADAVAFGGLLITLLRNSDRVTAASLAQLVNVIAPIMTEPGGRAWKQTTFHPFAQASRLAAGDVLRIEPVSPTYETAEFGEVPLLHAVATHSAEGTTVFAVNRSTDGPLSLKIDARALGGKRIIEATTLTDADVYARNTADGPDRVTPKPNADVEHDPMRVLLPPVSWNVIRIG, encoded by the coding sequence GTGCATCAGGCCCAGCTCACGATCGATCCCGCGTTCAAAGTCGCTCCGGTGCGCCGGCGTACGTTCGGCACGTTCGTCGAGCACCTCGGGCGCTGCGTCTACACCGGCATCTACGAGCCGGGGCACCCGACGGCCGACGAGGACGGCTTCCGCCGCGACGTGCTGGACCTGACCAGGGAGCTGGGAGTCTCCACGGTCCGCTACCCGGGCGGCAACTTCGTCTCCGGCTACCGGTGGGAGGACGGCATCGGGCCCAAGGACCAGCGCCCGCGCCGGCTCGACCTGGCCTGGCACAGCACCGAGACGAACGAGGTCGGCGTCGACGAGTTCGCGCGCTGGTGCCGCAAGGCCGGCGTCGAGCCGATGATGGCGATCAACCTCGGCACCCGCGGCATCGAGGCGGCGCTCGACCTGCTGGAATACTGCAACCACCCGTCCGGCACCGCGCTGTCCGACCTGCGTGCCGCCAATGGTGCCAAGGAGCCGCACGGCATCAGGATGTGGTGCCTGGGCAACGAGATGGACGGCCCCTGGCAGACCGGGCACAAGACGGCCCGCGAGTACGGCAGGCTCGCCGCCGAGACCGCCCGCGCCATGCGCATGGTGGAGCGCGACCTGGAGCTGGTGGCCTGCGGCAGCTCCAGCTCCTCCATGCCGACCTTCGGCGCCTGGGAGGCCGAGGTGCTGGAGGAGACTTACGACCTGGTGGACTACATCTCCTGCCACGCCTACTACGAGGAGAAGGACGGCGACCTCGGCAGCTTCCTGGCCTGCTCGACCAATATGGAGTACTTCATCCGCTCGGTCGTGGCCACCGCCGACCACGTCGGCGCCCGGCTCAAGTCGCGCAAGCGCATCGACGTCTCCTTCGACGAGTGGAACGTCTGGTACCTGTCGCGCTTCCAGAACGCCGAGCCCCCCGCCGACTGGCCGGTCGCGCCGCCGTTGCTGGAGGACCACTACCACCTGGCCGACGCGGTCGCGTTCGGCGGCCTGCTCATCACGCTGCTGCGCAACAGCGACCGGGTGACCGCCGCCTCGCTGGCGCAACTGGTGAACGTGATCGCGCCGATCATGACCGAGCCCGGTGGGCGGGCGTGGAAGCAGACCACGTTCCACCCGTTCGCGCAGGCGTCCAGGCTCGCGGCGGGCGATGTGCTGCGGATCGAGCCGGTGTCGCCGACGTACGAGACGGCCGAGTTCGGCGAGGTGCCGCTGCTGCACGCCGTGGCCACGCACTCCGCCGAGGGCACGACGGTGTTCGCGGTCAACCGCTCCACCGACGGGCCGCTGTCCCTGAAGATCGACGCGCGAGCCCTCGGCGGGAAGCGGATCATCGAGGCCACCACGCTGACGGACGCCGACGTCTACGCCCGCAACACGGCCGACGGCCCGGACCGCGTCACACCGAAGCCGAACGCGGACGTCGAGCACGACCCGATGCGCGTCCTGCTGCCCCCGGTCTCCTGGAACGTGATCAGGATCGGCTAG
- a CDS encoding carbohydrate ABC transporter permease, protein MTTTVAAPAAATPAATEAKVRRSWTQHGLLFVAPFLLIYVAFLVWPTVQGLRMSMSSVNIAGTNDTLVGFDNYAEAFADPRMWRSLWNTVVFTVLSTVPLVLLGLGFALLVHHLRFVQWLWRLSFFGPFLLPSAVVSILWLQMIYPPDYGLINGTLGTEFTWLTDPSTSMFSVVLTTVWWTVGFNFLLYLAALQSIPQHLYEAAAIDGASAWDKMRSITLPLLGRTTALIVVLQLLASLKVFDQIYLMTGGGPEDSTRPIIEYAYDMGFTGYRIGYASAVSYILFAIIVIVSLAQLRLFRKRAEGSS, encoded by the coding sequence ATGACCACCACCGTCGCCGCCCCCGCCGCCGCCACCCCTGCCGCCACCGAGGCCAAGGTCCGGCGCAGCTGGACCCAGCACGGGTTGCTGTTCGTCGCGCCCTTCCTGCTCATCTACGTGGCCTTCCTGGTCTGGCCGACCGTGCAGGGCCTGCGGATGAGCATGTCGAGCGTCAACATCGCCGGCACCAACGACACCCTCGTCGGGTTCGACAACTACGCCGAGGCGTTCGCCGACCCGCGCATGTGGCGCTCGCTCTGGAACACGGTGGTCTTCACCGTGCTGAGCACGGTCCCGCTGGTGCTGCTCGGTCTCGGGTTCGCGTTGCTGGTGCACCATCTGCGGTTCGTGCAGTGGCTCTGGCGGCTGTCGTTCTTCGGGCCGTTCCTGCTGCCGTCGGCCGTGGTGTCGATCCTCTGGCTGCAGATGATCTACCCGCCCGACTACGGCCTGATCAACGGCACGCTCGGCACCGAGTTCACCTGGCTGACCGACCCGTCGACCTCCATGTTCTCGGTGGTGCTGACCACGGTCTGGTGGACGGTCGGCTTCAACTTCCTGCTCTACCTGGCCGCCTTGCAGTCCATCCCCCAGCACCTGTACGAGGCGGCCGCCATCGACGGCGCCTCCGCCTGGGACAAGATGCGCTCGATCACGCTGCCGCTGCTCGGCCGCACGACCGCGCTGATCGTGGTGCTGCAGCTGCTCGCGTCGTTGAAGGTCTTCGACCAGATCTACCTCATGACCGGCGGCGGGCCCGAGGACTCCACCAGGCCGATCATCGAGTACGCCTACGACATGGGCTTCACCGGTTACCGCATCGGTTACGCCTCGGCCGTGTCGTACATCCTGTTCGCCATCATCGTCATCGTCTCCCTGGCACAGCTGCGGCTGTTCCGCAAGCGCGCGGAGGGCTCGTCATGA
- a CDS encoding M15 family metallopeptidase, protein MKPPCHHLEVSMPDIVLLSDPRIAEVPVKECGEALVDLRTLPALRVDERLADPEGAFARVRLSVADRLIAAQARLPRALRLLVVEGFRPVSVQEKYFAASVARHRGANPGWDDRQVYVEASRYVSPPQVAPHVTGGAVDLTLCTAAGTELPMGTQVNATPPEDTDACYTAYCGISAEARRNRDILATAMASAGFVNYPTEWWHWSYGDRYWALITGARYACYTMTQIPAP, encoded by the coding sequence ATGAAGCCTCCCTGTCACCACCTGGAGGTCTCCATGCCCGACATCGTGCTCCTGTCCGACCCGCGGATCGCCGAGGTGCCGGTGAAGGAGTGCGGTGAAGCCCTGGTGGATCTGCGGACCCTGCCGGCACTCCGGGTCGACGAGCGCCTGGCCGACCCGGAAGGAGCCTTCGCGCGCGTACGGCTGAGCGTGGCCGACCGCCTGATCGCCGCCCAGGCACGTCTGCCCCGTGCGCTCCGGCTGCTGGTGGTGGAAGGATTCCGCCCGGTTTCCGTCCAGGAGAAGTATTTCGCCGCGTCCGTGGCCAGACACCGGGGAGCCAACCCCGGCTGGGACGACAGGCAGGTCTATGTGGAGGCCAGCCGTTACGTCTCCCCGCCGCAGGTGGCCCCGCACGTCACCGGAGGCGCCGTCGACCTGACCCTGTGCACGGCCGCCGGCACGGAGTTGCCCATGGGGACGCAGGTCAACGCCACCCCTCCGGAGGACACCGACGCGTGCTACACCGCCTACTGCGGCATCTCCGCTGAAGCCCGCCGCAACCGCGACATCCTGGCGACCGCCATGGCCTCCGCCGGTTTCGTCAACTACCCCACCGAGTGGTGGCACTGGTCCTACGGCGACCGTTACTGGGCCCTGATCACTGGCGCCCGCTACGCCTGTTACACCATGACCCAGATCCCCGCCCCTTGA
- a CDS encoding extracellular solute-binding protein codes for MQDPPKVTRRSLLGGSLALVGAAAAGCAIPVGLGSAQTRVQYWHFLGASDGIIMNQMVSAFAKDNPNIFVEENVLAWGEPYYTKIAMAGSGGRSPDLATFHLARLAGIGAGAILDPINVKLLEEAGLRAADFSPPIWERAQLDGVLYAIPFDAHPMVLYYNTDICGKAGLLGSDGKLLPTRNQDELLAMLRKVKETLGGKPPLVFDALGLGTVGPWRVWYSLYAQSGGTLLADDGVTITIDDQKALQALRLMAQLGQEGLCDPRTDYGASVASFTNGQSAFLWNGDWETTGLKERKTPFSMTRFPSVFGTGAAQADCHAFVLPHQRFRDPEVERATYRFIAYLIKNSADWAVAGHVPAYLPALEEPDYLALQPQSEYRSVITEVALDPQVWFTGSASRMWIEFGEAFSPVISAERTPEDGLAAAKASLNRLLSAPNPFPDQER; via the coding sequence GTGCAAGATCCCCCCAAAGTCACCCGCCGGAGCCTCCTCGGCGGCAGCTTGGCGCTGGTCGGCGCCGCGGCCGCCGGATGCGCCATCCCGGTAGGGCTCGGCTCCGCTCAGACCCGCGTCCAGTACTGGCACTTCCTCGGTGCGAGCGACGGCATCATCATGAACCAGATGGTCTCGGCGTTCGCCAAGGACAACCCGAACATCTTCGTCGAAGAGAACGTGCTCGCCTGGGGCGAGCCTTATTACACCAAGATCGCCATGGCCGGTTCCGGCGGGCGGTCGCCCGACCTGGCCACCTTCCACCTGGCCCGGCTGGCCGGGATCGGCGCCGGCGCCATCCTCGACCCCATCAACGTGAAACTGCTGGAGGAGGCCGGCCTGCGCGCCGCCGACTTCAGCCCGCCCATCTGGGAACGCGCCCAGCTCGACGGCGTGTTGTACGCGATCCCGTTCGACGCCCACCCGATGGTGCTGTACTACAACACCGACATCTGCGGCAAGGCGGGACTGCTCGGCTCGGACGGCAAGCTCCTGCCCACCCGCAACCAGGACGAGCTGCTGGCCATGCTGCGCAAGGTCAAGGAGACGCTGGGCGGCAAGCCGCCGCTGGTCTTCGACGCGCTCGGCCTGGGCACCGTGGGTCCCTGGCGGGTGTGGTATTCGCTCTATGCGCAGAGCGGCGGCACCCTGCTGGCGGACGACGGCGTCACGATCACCATCGACGACCAGAAGGCGCTGCAGGCGCTGCGGCTCATGGCGCAGCTCGGCCAGGAAGGGCTGTGCGACCCGCGCACCGACTACGGCGCCTCCGTGGCCAGCTTCACCAACGGCCAGTCGGCCTTCCTGTGGAACGGCGACTGGGAGACCACCGGGCTCAAGGAACGCAAGACGCCGTTCAGCATGACCCGCTTCCCGAGCGTCTTCGGCACGGGCGCGGCGCAGGCCGACTGCCACGCGTTCGTCCTGCCGCACCAGCGCTTCCGCGATCCCGAGGTCGAGCGGGCCACCTACCGCTTCATCGCCTACCTCATCAAGAACAGCGCCGACTGGGCGGTCGCCGGGCACGTGCCCGCGTACCTGCCCGCCCTGGAGGAGCCCGACTACCTCGCGCTGCAGCCCCAGTCGGAGTACCGCTCCGTCATCACCGAGGTCGCGCTCGATCCCCAGGTGTGGTTCACCGGGTCGGCGTCGCGGATGTGGATCGAGTTCGGGGAGGCGTTCTCCCCGGTGATCAGCGCTGAACGCACGCCGGAAGATGGCCTGGCCGCGGCCAAGGCCTCGCTGAACCGGCTCCTGTCGGCCCCGAACCCCTTCCCCGACCAGGAGCGATGA
- a CDS encoding carbohydrate ABC transporter permease, with translation MTKRFSISQLILLVVALALAIIWLAPIAWAVAVSLKPESETTKIPLEWIGSAITLDSYQLVLGTGGIVKWAINSTVTAVITTFLTVLFSAMAAYGFARTQFRGQRALLAVILAGIMVPPQVLIAPLFAEMVALGLVDTWWAIILPQVAAPLIVYVLYKFFQDVPPELEQAAFVDGAGRWRVFFTIVLPLSRPVLAAVSIFTFITTWNNFLWPFLVSTDPNTMTLPVGLANVVQGTFGLRYAQIMASVVLAGLPLLVVFVLFQRQIVRGVAHTGLAGQ, from the coding sequence ATGACCAAGCGGTTCAGCATCAGCCAGCTCATCCTGCTGGTGGTGGCGCTGGCGCTGGCGATCATCTGGCTGGCGCCCATCGCCTGGGCCGTCGCCGTCTCGCTCAAGCCCGAGTCCGAGACCACGAAGATCCCGCTGGAGTGGATCGGCAGCGCGATCACGCTGGACTCCTACCAGCTGGTCCTGGGCACCGGCGGCATCGTCAAGTGGGCGATCAACTCCACCGTGACCGCGGTGATCACTACGTTCCTGACCGTGTTGTTCTCCGCGATGGCGGCCTACGGGTTCGCGCGGACGCAGTTCCGCGGCCAGCGGGCGCTGCTGGCGGTCATCCTGGCCGGGATCATGGTGCCGCCGCAGGTGCTGATCGCGCCGTTGTTCGCGGAGATGGTCGCCCTCGGGCTGGTCGACACCTGGTGGGCGATCATCCTGCCGCAGGTGGCCGCGCCGCTGATCGTGTACGTCCTGTACAAGTTCTTCCAGGACGTGCCGCCGGAGCTGGAGCAGGCCGCGTTCGTGGACGGGGCGGGGCGCTGGCGGGTGTTCTTCACGATCGTGCTGCCACTGTCGCGGCCCGTGCTGGCCGCGGTGTCGATCTTCACGTTCATCACCACGTGGAACAACTTCCTGTGGCCGTTCCTGGTCTCCACCGACCCGAACACGATGACGCTGCCGGTAGGGCTGGCGAACGTCGTGCAGGGCACCTTCGGCCTGCGGTACGCGCAGATCATGGCGTCCGTCGTGCTGGCCGGGCTGCCGCTGCTCGTGGTGTTCGTGCTGTTCCAGCGGCAGATCGTCCGCGGCGTCGCGCACACCGGCCTGGCCGGCCAGTGA